The Labrus mixtus chromosome 18, fLabMix1.1, whole genome shotgun sequence DNA segment ggggggggggggggggacaccaTGCCAACTCTCTTTTCCAGGGGAGACTTGgccaagacagtcagcagcaaaaaaactcaaaagttacagacagagacacaaggataaatttgcattaaaagagaGCCAATCTGGGAGTCAGAAGTTTAAGCAGTCAAActcaaaaacatccacatcctgtagaatctgcttccaagtctctcattttagatttaaaaaacatttaaggacaccagctccttgagtttcaagtcattctgcaacagattccaggatGAGGCTGCAGaatacccaaaagccctttttCTCAATTTCTGTTCGAGTGTTTGGGTGTCCATATAATTTGTGTATCTCTTGAAGTTGTTCTCAACTTTGCATTGTTcattgtttataaaaaaatatgcgATAAAAGCTTCTTCATGAGTTTTGTGATACGTCTAAACTGTTCTTCAATTACTTCACTTGTCCCATTGTCCTCTGAATCATCCAAGTTGTCTTCTTTATTATTCTTACCCTGTTTGCAGATGACTGAACAccgttttctttcattttaaaaaagctgtaTAAAGACTTATCTAGCATATTTAGGGGTTTCTGTCGTTCATTTCTCCTATAGGCACATGCAGGCCAACTTTTCCTTTTAGctactgtctctctcttccgttctctctcttctcttcttctcccctgAGATCAGGAGGCGGGTAAAGCTGAAAGCAGGGCGAGAAcagtctgtgctgctgctgctgctaatgcaaAGCCAATCCccagttaaaagaaaaaggctaAGTGAACAATCAAATATGCATGCACATGGACactcacatgcacgcacacacacctctgacctgctaaaagcttttttttttagtcttgaGTCACTCCCGCTCAGTTATTAAAAACATCACTGCATGTGAGTGTCTGTAGGGTTATGAGAGAACATCCTGTGTCTTACTTCAGACATCAGTTCTCCCACACTGCTGCAGGACCAGTCGATATTTGTCTAGACGAGGAGGGTAAACTTATCTGCTAATGGAGGGGAAATAAAAGATGCGGGGGGAAGAGGAAAAATCAAAGTATGATATCAGGATGTTGAAGCTACACAATTCAGTCAAGTCAACCTCCATCGCAGTCTAAAACATGAGTTCAGTTTGCTGAAAAGATGGAGTGGCACCTCTTCCCCTTCATTAGGTCATAAAACAGGTCGAGGATTAACATTTCAGGTATTAATATTAAGGATTATACGCAACACAGCAGACTCCAGGCACtgagatttttcttcttttaaactgCATAAATATAGAACATTAAATTTGGGAACAAGAGCAGTATCTATTATATTAAATTGAAATATggatttacacacacaggacaggatgacacagaagcacacagagGATTACACATGGCAGTATTTGCAgctggatgttgtttttttaaagctagtATGATTTCTCGGTAACACATTAAAATTATTTTGTGGGTTCTGCAAGAGAGAGTAGCACGAATTTGACTTAGCTGATCAAAATGTTCCAAATCAATTTTCCTCTAAATCCACTAAATCTGCAACAAACAGCAGGAACACTGCATGCTTTCAAAAATATGTCCACACAGTAAgagctgtgtttttgttactcGAGAGATTCTAATTATGCATTTGTGTGCTGTTtatttgtctgtctttgtctgtgtgcaaTGTGACTGAACGAGGAAGATATCGTTTTTCGGGTGAAGGCTGTGAGCTGTCAAATAGGTCAGAAGAGGGAGGGAATGTAGGGGGGGGGGCGAGTACCGGGAAAGGCTGACAATGCCGAACAGCAAGGTGataaaggggagagagaggaatcaGAGCATCACCCCTCCCTCCTGCTTGTGCCATCTGATGCAGAGACGGCGTTGCTAGGGGCAACCATttgagcaagagagagagaaaaaaaagggggacagaagaagaacatttcGGGGACCAGCTGGTGCGAGGAGAGAAAACCTGCTACTTGTGCATTAACCTGCCTCGCTCTGCCCCCGGCCCTGACTGACTGAGCTCCAGATGACGACGATgggacaggaaaaaaacaaaaacagtcaagCAGAGGACACGACATCCTGccagcatcagcagcaaacGATGCAGGCTGCCCAATCGTCAGCTGACGTGCAGCCAATGAGCTGCCAGGAGGCTCCTCCCCAGCACAACCACTCAGATGCAGAGACAAGCACTCGCCCCGGTGAAAAAAATCTCTTATTAATGAATGGAGCAGCTCGCAGGCTGGATCACTGCACGTCTCCGCACTCTCCtcttctgctgctctctgctccGACTCACTCAGGACCAAAACATCAACACTGACTACAAATAAATCAGCAACTGAAGAAGAGTTTAGGCGGCAGCCATGAAGCGAcgacaaagaaacagagactTGCATGATGAGGACATGGCCGCAGCGATTAAAAACAAGGATCCCCATCCTGAAATCCAACCACCGGACTCACCTTCTccatcatcttcttctcctcctcttcctcctttagCCATGCCACCTTCCACGTCCGCCTCCGCTCTCCTGGCGCTGGCCTCCCCAGCCACCCGGCGCTCCATTTCCATGGGAGACTTCAGGAGGGTGACAGGGGCTCTGCTAGCGGGCTCCGATCCGCCCTCCACCTCGGCCACGGCCCCCTCCTCCAAGCTGGTCACCCCGAGCTCCAGCATGGAGTTCGAGGCGGCCCGCCGGCGCCTCCTGGAGGTGGAGGAGCGTCAACGCGTCATCAGGGAGATGGAGCGGCGGCTCGAGGAGCTCAGGGAGGTGTTCGTGCgctcagaggaggaggtggtggttcACGGGGAGCTGGTGTCGCGGATTACCACCGCCgcccagcagggggagctgtaCGTGGCGGAGAACGGGCAGCGTCTGAAGAAAGGCCTCAAGTTCAAGAAGCATCGACCCACCATCGTGTTCTCCTCCATGCTGGGACTCCGCACGTGCCTCCCCTGGCCTGTGAAGCTCAAATAGGACAAAGAAGAACTCTTTTTAAacctttgctaaaaaaaaaatacgctTTGAATTAACTGGAAGATAGACTTCCATTCTTAAGCTATCACCACACAGCTGCTCTAAAGTGTCCACCTGTCTGCTCTTGTATCCTGAGGCTGGTCCTCCAGGTCTTTAGAGTGCCTACAATTATCACAAATGCTAGTAAGGAGCTTCCTGTTCTGTGCATTTCTGAGGAAATTCTTGCTAGAGAATCAATCAATTAAGCTAGTAACCAGTGCAATGTGTACAGGATGTCATTATGTCTTCATTACCTTCAGAGCTACTTTTGCTGCTTGCAGTTTGATGCTGGACTTGCACGGAAGAGATTGTTTGTCGATACAGAATCGGTTGGTGCTCTGATGAGTCATTTTTCAGGTGATGCGGGAGGAGAGGCTGCACACCTTCTAACTTACGcagcaaatgatcaaaaaaaaaagctaacgAGGattatgtaaaaaacaaacttccaAGAAGGAGACGTGTAGGTGTAAAAATGAGACAATGAGGCAGAGAATAGTGAAGGGCAGCGAGAGAATCAGAGGTGAGGCTATGATGGGGATTGCTGCACTGTTACATAAAACCACGAGTGCAGTAAGAGCAGCAGcgcatgaaaaaagaaaaaagagagagaacacgCACAAAGTGTGGTAACAAGATGGCATATGCAGAATACGTGCCTTGGCTTCTGTGTGTCAACAAGTCCTTGTTTTTGGCAGTATAACCTAGATAAAAGCAAAGGAAGGATGGAGATGAGTTTGGTGCTGGGGTgattcccacctgtggcctcttttaAATCCAGTCACCTAGCAACCACTCATCTCTCATCCATCCTAAATCCACTTGCACTAAAACACAGAATGTATTTATCAGAGCACTGTAACCACGACACAACTGGACGGCTGTAACCCAGAAGGACTCGGGATGCTGATTTATCGGCTGCATTCTTTAAAATTGAAGCGAGGACCGAGTATGAATAGTATTGTTACAAGGTGCTTTATTTATTAGATGATTAGAGGATGCACTTTGGCTTAGCAGTGCATGCGTTCACAAGGAAATCTAAGGTAGGCCATCACTGTTTGCTGAATGTGTTTGCTGTTATGAAGGCAAGATGATAAGACATACGTAACATTAGTCCAATCAGCACATAAAGAATGTCATAGGCAATAGTTAGGTAATATGTCTTTATTAAGCGATTGTATTTTGAAGCCTAAACAGTACGTTTTGGGTCATGTTGATAGATTGATTAGAAACTATGTTATATGCAGACGACGACCTGATTTCTATATTTCAAAATCAGGTCATTCCTTGGTCCAATTGTTCCtcttttgtctcctctctttagaTTAGCGACGACTAAGTATCTCCTATACCCTATCTGTCTACTACACCAATCCCTTTGCTTTCGGCTTTGCATGTGTGCTCGTAGAAAGCACAGCCAATACACCAGGGATGTCTATTTTTGGGCACTGGAAGGTTATGGCAGAGAGGCAGGCATTCAATCTTGGCACTGcgtttgtttgtaaaaaaacaaaagcgtGCATGGAGATGGTGGTTTTGCTACTCTCTAAAAGGGTTTTTCTGCAGATGAAGGATCCCTgacgctgctttgtttttgctATCCAGTCATTAATGACCACGCTAAAGAACAAAGAGAGGCACGAGGTTTGACTGTATCCTTTCTCGGGTTTCCAGAAAATCCTCATCCAtcctttaaatattcaaaatgtaactGCACCCTTGCAATGATCGGCATGATTGGGGTCTGCCAATGCATCATTGGAGAAGCATTAAAACTGATCTTTAACTCTGTCAAGTCAAGGGTGGCAGGCAGAGTTAAAGGAACAACATGATGCACGAGGGAAATGATGTATGTTGATGCAAATCAAATAGAAAGAAGACACAGGTTAGCTTTGGTTGTTTTCTATTCTTACCTTAAGGGCTAAAATGATCGGTTTGTCAAAGATTCATGGGAGCACATTTTCGAAAAAGGGCACTCCAACAATTATTGCACATGGTGGTGGGGTTTagttgtcatagaaacaggaACCAATAACACAGTGAAAGAATGTTTGTAATGTTCTCTGTGGAGTCCTCAGGAGGtagaatttgaaaaaaaaagaatcaaatgaAGGTTTATTCTAAGATGATATCCAGGTGTatgatgggaaatgtaggatgtAGAATTTCTGGAGCTTGACTTTTGGCGgatgtggttcagtggtagaatcgGTCGTCTCTCGACTGGAAGGTCGGGGAttcgatccccaactcctgcagccacatgtccaatatgtccttgggcaagatcccaagttgctcctgctgcttcgtcgggcggtgagtgaatgtgtgtgaatgggattataAAACtgacaaacactttaaaagcagcctctgccatcagtatgtgaatgtgtagatgtgacctgcgttgtaaaaagcgctttgagtagtcataagagtaaaaaaaaaaaacgcttttcAAGCTCGGGTCCATTTACAAATCCAGcaccatgctgctgctgctctttatgGGTTCTCTAACTTCATAGAAGACAAAATATCTCGAGTGACCCTTTAAGCTACAGAGACGCTACAGATCAAATCCTCAGCTTTCAGATTTGTGATCGCCATGATGACCTTATCATTGAATGTTCACTTTCACTGCATTCCACATGGTCAAGGGAATAACTGCTTGCCATCTCTGTGCTCATCTATACCAAACAATATTCAGCTAAGCTAGATAAGCTAACAGAACGCTTGAGCAGAATGAAAGGGTCTTGTAGGCCTTAAACATGTATACATGGTCCTATGTACATAGCTGGAGTTAAACTGTATATACAGCTGGCTTATATATCGCTTCATTCATATGCCTTATGCAGAAGTTTGTGCATTGGCAGCGCTAATAAAGCTGGTGATCAtgctaaagaaaagaaagcgaTGGTGAACAGGAAAGCTCCAGACCATCACTGACCTCATCCAGAAACATCATTAtctgggaagaagaagaaactcacGCACTGTTGTGGGACTgcacctttttgtgtttttctatgaattaaaaaaaaagttttcgacTACTTTTCCCAAAGATCTCTGGGCCCACTTGCAGAATGAAtgtaatgttgattttttttttaactcaagtGTTTCGTTCTCCCgtttaaaaaaactatttatagaGTGCATATGTGTTTTTTGTGAACCTGTGGTTGGAATAagattttcctgttttctgattATTCTTagcccaaaataaatgtttggagATCTGAAAACgacatgttaaaaaaagttttacagcCCTTTACACATCGGGCCGAGCACGGGTCTAAAAAACACTTTCCTCATCCTGTTTTGATATGTCGTGTTTGCTtatgtgtttgcttttgttttccttgatCCAGGTGACTTTGACCAATAACTGAAAGTATGATGATGTTTATTAAGAGCTGTATATTCTACTTTATTATGTGTGTTTAgtcacacttttattttgaaaatggtAAACAGAATGCTTTGGGGTCAATTTGCTATAAGATTTTAACGTAACATGAAACAGTTATTTGCATTTAATGACATGACTTgattgagatttatttttgggctttctgccttcatttgataggacagtggatggagtaaGAAATGGGAGagcgagtggggaatgaaatgcgggAAACCTTGTTTGAACCAggggaggactatagcctcctaaCTGGGgcgcaacctaaccgctaggccatctgtgccccaATTTTAACAATTTATGAGagattaaaggggacatattatgaaaagaccactttgtcagtgtttctgaacatatatttgggtaacctgagtgtctaccggcccacaaaatgtgaaataaaccatccagtcctttgtttgtggtctgcataagtcttacaaaacagaggaaaatgctccgtttcaaatttgctctccttgtgacatcacagtgggatcctggtatctccacccatggactccacccgcagcctagagcaaaacttttgtgcaggtcccccatttttattctcactatagaggagtgatgtctacagggaaaactcagggggggctcactgcatttaaagagacacacacaccaaaacggagcgttctgagagagctggtttatacagggtcacaaacctcctctggtgcttgattcatgttatattttgaacaaagcacagcacagatgtttcatttagaccacaggggactgtttgaaaaggtagaaaaatgggtataatatgtcctctttaatggtTTATAGAcctaaagaaaatacaattgACCCTCAATttgtgatttaaagaaacagctgTACTTAAAGGAAGTTGTCCCCAAAGCTCTCTGTTGTACCTGCACTGCTTCTCAAATAACTTTTTGCTTTTTGATGCACATTTAAAGAATGAATGTTCTGCTATCTGTAATGCTTCAATTTGCCACCACTTATCTCAGTTTCTGGACACTATGCCATTAACTTGAGCAAAGAGCTACAATGTATACGATGAGTTCATTTGAAGCATTATCAggttttgtaaagaaaaaaggctGAATTATTAGAATAAAGACCGACAGAAATGTTGAAAAGaatcctgtttcttttttgtgtggaCAGAAAACTCCTAAACAGGCTgcatcctctccctctctgggaTTCTTCTTGAAAGTGTTAAACATGAGAGTGTTCCAGGTGGGATCTCTAAATATTGCATCCTTTTGGCCGTTGCGTGGGAAGTTAACGGGGTCACTTTGCGTCAGCAGCACAGCAGCGCAGCATCCAGTGCCAGATCAGCAAGAAAACTTTGACGTAACAAGAAGCCGAAAAAGACTAAATACAGGCATATAGAGTCGCTGTGTTGTCCGTCAGAGCCTCATCTCAACTGATTATTCCGTTTAATGGATGTTAGGTAACCTTGAGTTCGGATGAAAAGGGCACGATTACTGGAAATATATCCCATTTCCAAGTGCTCATTATAGCAGGCGAGGATTTGATAAAGTTCCATTAAGctgatgttgctgctgctgctgctcacttaATGAAAGGCATTACCCGTATGGATGGATTTCAGACGGGCAGCTCTGCATATCGAGGGTATTAGAAAGTTAGAACATCCtctattatgttttattttcagagattacacacacatgcaacttGACCTGcttatacaataaaaaaaatattaatgatTGACCCAAGAATGATTCTCTTCCACTCAGGAACTGTATAAATCCAGAGATTAGTTCTGGCTTTATGTATATCATGGATTAGTTTTACATCACATGATatatcctgtgtgtgtatgattgaACATAGAATGAATTAAATTAGTGAATAAATAGATTTGAAATACAGTATTTTAGAATTCCATTAAAACGACTTGTCGTAGGCATTAGTTCACACTCAGCTGGCAGAGCGGGGCCCATCAGGCGTTATTCTCCTGGCTGAGAGTGAGATGGCCGGTTATATAAGTGGCAGGTTGGAATTTCATCATCCTGGCCTCGAGACAACTAGAATCGGGGCCGTGTCGCGTCCACATGCAGGCTGGAGGAACGGAGAGCTGCAGGGAAGACTGCCAGGAAGGATGGATTGAGAGATTTGGCTTTAGGGAGGCGtcaaggggaggaggggggaaatgaAGAAGGCCAAAAATTGTCAGCAGGAGataatgcaatttaaaaatgtatgaacatGAGGTACACAGGGCGCAGAGCATCCTTTATGAACCTGGAGATGTGCCACGGAGGATGATGcaacttttttcatgctttGCTCACGCTCACATTATTTGTAATTTAATAGAAATACTGTGACTTTTACTGTAAACCAAGACCTAAAGAGCTTGTTTTTGATCTTACAGAGGAGCTACGCTTTGATTTTAATACGCTGCAGCAtccacttaaaataaaaaactttggATTATAATTGAGGGCCCTCACTTTTTATAAACTCAGTGACTGGTGAGAGAGGCAGCTCACGTCAGTCAGAGGTGTGTTTGACTGATTGGTTTTGACTCAGTccaggtgtggggagcttaTATAAACTCTGGGTCTCCAACAAAGAACTTTCTGTGCGTTTGATTTCCATTGCCAGTCTGTAAGTATATAACTTGGGGTGCTAGTTGTGTTACTACTCCAGCGTTTACGGCCTCCCTGCAGCCTGTGCTTTGTGTTAAGGGTTTTCTGGTTCTCCTGGACAGTTTAGTTTAGAGTCAGCTGTTTGGCAGCAGTGATTTAGTTCATCACTTTCCGTGCATTATTTAGTTTTGGCAGCTTGTTTTGGCTctataaaatgtcttttttccccATCTCTATTTTGTTATAACTTTAAGAAACCCGAGTCCGCACCTCAGAGCTCATACATGCGATTTTTCAAAAATTGGTATTCTGTTATCAAAGACTGGGCATGTTTGGGGTTTTGAATCCATTTTATCGTCATGCAAAGGTGACAACATTTGCGTTTGTTAAAGCCTCTGTGAATTCTGTAAATCCCTTTCCTAGGCTCGAGGATTAGTCCTGCCAGATATAAAACAATATCACCTTATTTCACGATTGAACAAGACCCttcatgaaatgtgtttaatgtgtatgtTAGAATTATACTAATTGGTCGACAGTTGCttatttttgtcatttcctGCTTGCAGTTGCACTCTAATACAGTCATCCACTGTTTCCTGATGATCTAATTACACGTCTGTATTGTGATTTGTTTGCTCATTGATCCACGGTGAGATGAAGACAACACGAGGAGAAACAGTCTCAAGCAAACAGACTCGTCGTCGGTTTGTTCAATCTCAGGGAAGATTAAAGGAAGTGAGCACCTGCTTCCTGCTGTGTGCTCATTATTAtcgctgtttgtttttgtgatagAGGATCCTTTGTGAACACTGATTAACTcgctgttcctttttttttgtctctccctctgacaGACGAGATAATGAAACAGATGAGAGGgaacatgaaatcaaatcagAGGACATTAACATGAAGTAGAATGATTCAATCCTTTTATAATGCATACAACAGgttatatatatactgtacatctctGGACATTTTTAGACAAGTATGTACAACAaattgtgtgaaatgtgttacattgtgtaactagtataaaaaaaagtggagcagtTCCACCTCTCCTTCCCTCAGGTAAAGGTTCCTTAAAATCTGGAAGCTACTTTGTGTGTTCAGTAAGTGCAAGAGTGCTTgtgtattacacacacacatgcacgcacacgctgtcaagtgtgtgtgtgtatacaataCACACTGAACAAATGACTGCAGCGGGGTGCTGTTTCTAACACGCTCTTTTCAGAGTGCCATTTCCTGGTAGagcagccttcttttttttttgacacagaGCCATTTAGAGCCGTTCTCCGGAGACAAGATGCTTGGAGCCAGAAGAAATTAGATCCTCCACTCTCGTTGCAGTCTGCATGCTGTGCCCAGATTCACGATGGTGAGTTAAAAGTTTCAGATCTCTCCCCGGGTTCGCCCAGACGCCTGCCCCATTTTTTGTTTGGAGACAGACCGGCAGGCACAAAGCCATACGAGTCCCGGTGCAGGCTGCAACAGACACTAGACAGGCTTTGGAGCTCAAATCAAAGTCTGAGTATACTATGATTCAAAAAGACTCAACATCATTAAGCAGCTACATCTCTGTACAGCAGCTGGCTGTGTACAGCGCTGCCAACTCTTCACACGATTTCTTCTCTGTGAGTTTAAAGtgcctgaaatgttttttttttctccttagggaggtttttttttcctctaggCACAGATCCCAGATCAGTATGGattacttaaaaatgtaaaatataatcTGTTTAAAGGTAAAATGGAAATTAAAGCAGTTtccaaaaatgcatttaaaaaaaaaaaaaagttgttcatgtttttacacaACTGGAGAAACAGGATTCAGTTAAAAACACTAAGCACATAACTCTGTCGTTACCAGAGAGGTTTCATGTGGCAGTGACAACCTTTAAGTTCCCTTGTAGATTTTCTAGAATGAGTATATGTTAAGGATATAATTCCCTAAAAGAGCGTACATCCTCAGGTGTCCTTTGGCATCATGTTGTggggaaaaactgtctctttgCCAAACCTTTCAGTTTCCATTACGTCCAGGAGAATAACATCATCCTCTCCTGAGGGTTTAAATCCTCTTGTGTTGTTGCGACAAGCTCCAGAAAACATCCCGCGCCGGTTGACTCGTTCTGCTATATTATCATGCATTACATTTATACTCCCCATGATGCTTCAGTCTGTCAGTTTGTGCACATAGTTGACAGGAAATGTCCCACTCCTGCTCGTGTCCCCCTCGATGTGACCGACCTGtttgtgggagaaaaaaaagtgatgtcatATTAACGATCACTGGAATAGTCCAGGACaggtttcatatttttgatttcAGATTCCTTCACATCAACAGGAATAGTCCAGGCTTTTTGCATGAAATCAAGAAGCTGTAGTTGCACTTACCCACCAGTGGGGGTCACTAGTGGCCGTGACCACAATGatctcatctttaaaaaaggcgaGCTGCTCAGAACTGACCGCTCTACAGTCCACTAAAGCCTTGACACGCTTGTGATGTGGCCTGCTGCCTGAAACCTGCGGGAGACACGAGATACTATTTCAGTGTTGCCACCAACAGATTTATGTGACCGTGAAATCTCACAAATCTTTTCCGTTTCTCCCCAGAAGAAGTCCAGTGGAACTAAAGATAGTGATAGTGAGGACTTAATTTTTAAAGTGAATGTGATTGTACCATAGCATTCCTGCGAGGTCGCGGGACACAGCCCACAGTGGGTGAGGATGACGGTGCTGGGGGGGGAGCAGGAGCCGGGGGACTGTTCCCCACTAAGCTGCAGTACAGCTCCTCCTGGCTGCCCACACAACTCGGAGACATCACGCCACACTTCCCCTGACTGCCTCCTCCGCTGCTGGTCCGGCGATACGACGTGGTCTTCTCAGAGCTGCAAAGTGGAGAGAGTGACCATGACGTCAAGAGCTGGATCATCATTTTCACCTTTGTGAAACTAAAGGTCGTCAAAGGGTTCGATTTAGAAAATGCGTGATCTTAAACTGATATTCCTCCCACCTGACGGGCCCCATGTGGTTCTGAGAGGACGCTGTCGACGCGACGCTGCTTTGGGAGCCACTAGCGCCGGGTTGACCCTCCCAGGCCTGCTTCTGTCCCTTTAAGCCTCCCTGTGCGTGAGGAGACCTAGGTGGTCTCCCCGCTTGgccttgtgtttctgtgacgGCTGAATGCGTGCTGTGTCTCGCCTGCGTCTGGGGGCTGGACGAGCAGCGCCGTGGGATGGGGTTGCCTTCCTGTGTCGTCACCGAAATCTGGGGGTCCGAGCGACCTGCGGTGGAGCGGATAAATGAAGTCCAGAATGTAGAACAAGAGCAGCATTGTGTACTGTAACTGTGTAACAGTATGAGTGTATGTACAtccaacatttaaactttaaaaatccATCTCGCagggacaaaaagaaaacagatctgCAAATTTgaagagaatttttttttcttcttttgctgtaaaaatgatAATTGCAGCTAACATACTGCTGTTTAATGTCTTAGTGATGAGTGAACATCTGTGCAGTTTAATTCAGAGGTGAAGgtggtttatatatatatgttgcaGAGCTGCTCACCTCTCTGGATGGATTTAACCGGCAGCGGTGGTGCTGTCGCTCCGGTGGGGGAACTGTTATATAAAAAGTCTATATTCTCATACGTCTGACATGGCCTGCTTGCC contains these protein-coding regions:
- the LOC132993287 gene encoding uncharacterized protein LOC132993287, which gives rise to MKRRQRNRDLHDEDMAAAIKNKDPHPEIQPPDSPSPSSSSPPLPPLAMPPSTSASALLALASPATRRSISMGDFRRVTGALLAGSDPPSTSATAPSSKLVTPSSSMEFEAARRRLLEVEERQRVIREMERRLEELREVFVRSEEEVVVHGELVSRITTAAQQGELYVAENGQRLKKGLKFKKHRPTIVFSSMLGLRTCLPWPVKLK